A region from the Rufibacter sp. DG15C genome encodes:
- a CDS encoding type I restriction enzyme HsdR N-terminal domain-containing protein: MRKKWLVLTPEEWVRQHVVHFLHQHLQYPLGLMGLERGTTYNKLQKRTDLCVFDQQGAPLLLVECKAPHVSLTTTTIQQVAVYNQTIKAPYLFISNGLHHYCWQVADDGTSLTALETLPTFSQLQIELDALRK, encoded by the coding sequence GTGCGTAAGAAATGGTTAGTCTTAACTCCAGAGGAATGGGTACGGCAGCACGTGGTTCACTTTCTGCACCAGCACCTCCAATACCCCTTGGGCCTCATGGGCCTGGAAAGAGGCACTACTTACAACAAACTCCAGAAGCGTACCGATCTCTGTGTCTTTGATCAGCAAGGAGCCCCTTTGCTACTAGTGGAATGCAAAGCCCCGCACGTGTCCTTGACCACCACTACCATTCAACAAGTGGCCGTCTATAACCAGACTATCAAAGCCCCCTACCTCTTCATCAGCAACGGCCTGCATCACTACTGCTGGCAAGTAGCCGATGACGGCACCAGTCTGACTGCCCTTGAAACACTCCCAACATTCTCCCAGCTCCAAATT
- a CDS encoding amidohydrolase → MTKKLTHWGLGALLSASLLSSCKGTSGDQADLLVYNANVYTVNQEFAKAQAIAVKNGKIVAVGTNDELKAKYKATEEIDAQGNPLYPGFIDAHAHFVGYATNQREADLVGTTSFSEVVQRLQKHRQEYPSAAWLTGRGWDQNDWQVKQFPTKDTLDKLFPDTPVIIERVDGHASLANQKALDLAGVTAKTPQVTGGKIEIKDGKLTGILVDRAADLVVSKIPALTSAEYTQVLKEAEQNLFAVGLTSVVDAGLPKASVDLIDSLQKKEELKIRVYAMLSPTPENKAHYFKNGPYTTDRLNVRSFKVYGDGALGSRGACLLHPYADKKDETGFLLLKLQEYKDLADELYKHNFQMNTHAIGDSANRTILQIYGNLLKGKNDRRWRIEHAQVVNPADVPLFGKYSILPSVQPTHATSDMYWAGDRLGMDRLKHAYAFKALLQQNNMIPLGSDFPVEHINPLFGFHAAVARQDAKNYPKGGFQMDNALTREEALRGTTIWAAYANFEENQKGSLEVGKVADFVILEQDIMTAKPEALRDVKVLATYVNGERVYGKK, encoded by the coding sequence ATGACTAAGAAACTGACGCATTGGGGCCTTGGGGCCCTTTTGTCCGCTTCGCTCCTCTCCTCCTGCAAAGGCACCAGCGGTGACCAGGCTGATTTATTGGTGTACAACGCCAATGTCTACACGGTCAACCAAGAGTTTGCCAAAGCCCAAGCCATCGCCGTGAAAAACGGGAAGATTGTAGCTGTTGGCACCAATGATGAGCTGAAAGCTAAATACAAAGCCACTGAGGAAATAGATGCTCAAGGGAATCCCCTTTATCCGGGCTTTATAGATGCACATGCCCACTTTGTAGGCTATGCCACCAACCAGCGCGAAGCTGACTTGGTAGGTACCACTTCCTTTTCTGAGGTAGTGCAGCGTTTGCAAAAGCACCGTCAGGAATATCCATCGGCGGCTTGGTTGACGGGACGCGGCTGGGACCAGAACGACTGGCAGGTAAAGCAGTTCCCAACTAAAGATACACTGGACAAGCTATTCCCAGACACCCCGGTTATCATTGAACGCGTGGACGGACACGCCTCCCTGGCCAACCAGAAAGCTTTGGACCTGGCAGGCGTAACGGCCAAGACTCCACAAGTGACGGGCGGCAAGATTGAAATCAAGGATGGAAAGTTAACCGGTATACTAGTGGACCGTGCCGCGGATCTGGTGGTATCAAAGATTCCGGCCTTAACTTCTGCGGAGTACACCCAGGTTTTGAAGGAAGCGGAGCAGAACTTGTTCGCTGTGGGCTTAACGTCTGTGGTGGATGCCGGTTTGCCTAAGGCCTCCGTGGATTTGATTGATTCGCTTCAGAAAAAGGAGGAGTTGAAGATTCGGGTGTATGCGATGCTAAGTCCTACCCCAGAGAACAAAGCGCATTATTTCAAAAACGGCCCATACACCACAGATAGATTGAACGTGCGGTCTTTCAAGGTGTACGGTGATGGTGCATTGGGTTCCAGGGGCGCTTGTCTGTTGCACCCGTACGCAGATAAAAAAGACGAGACCGGTTTTCTGTTGTTGAAGCTACAAGAGTACAAAGACCTGGCAGATGAGTTGTACAAGCACAACTTTCAGATGAACACGCACGCCATCGGGGATTCTGCCAACCGCACCATCTTGCAGATTTACGGTAACCTGCTAAAAGGCAAGAACGACAGACGCTGGCGCATAGAGCACGCGCAGGTCGTAAACCCGGCTGATGTTCCTTTGTTCGGCAAATACAGCATCCTGCCATCCGTGCAACCTACGCACGCCACTTCAGACATGTACTGGGCCGGTGACCGTCTAGGCATGGACAGATTGAAGCATGCGTATGCATTCAAAGCATTGCTACAGCAGAACAACATGATTCCGTTGGGCTCAGACTTTCCGGTAGAGCATATCAATCCGTTGTTTGGTTTCCATGCGGCCGTGGCCAGACAAGACGCTAAGAATTACCCGAAAGGCGGGTTCCAGATGGACAATGCTCTGACCAGAGAAGAAGCCTTACGTGGCACCACCATATGGGCCGCCTACGCCAACTTCGAGGAAAACCAGAAAGGCAGCCTGGAAGTAGGGAAAGTTGCTGACTTCGTGATTCTTGAGCAGGACATCATGACCGCTAAACCAGAAGCCCTACGCGACGTGAAAGTGCTCGCCACCTATGTGAACGGCGAAAGGGTTTACGGCAAAAAGTAA
- a CDS encoding AMP nucleosidase produces MKTKKDIVENWLPRYTGRPLDEFGEYILLTNFLNYVVMFSEQFGVEMKGLDKPMQTATAENITIINFGMGSAMAATVMDLLSAVKPKAALFLGKCGGLKKSKLGDLILPIAAIRGEGTSNDYLPPEIPALPSFRLQRAVSSMIKKHELDYWTGTVYTTNRRVWEHDEKFKEYLRSIRALGVDMETATIFVVGFINEIPHGALLLVSDNPMTPDGVKTSESDLKVTADYVTRHLQIGIDSLLELRDSGESVKHLRYD; encoded by the coding sequence ATGAAGACAAAAAAAGACATTGTAGAGAACTGGTTGCCCCGCTACACGGGCAGGCCATTAGATGAGTTTGGCGAATACATCCTGTTGACCAACTTCCTGAATTACGTGGTCATGTTCTCTGAGCAGTTCGGCGTAGAGATGAAAGGCTTGGACAAGCCCATGCAAACCGCCACCGCAGAGAACATCACCATCATCAACTTCGGGATGGGAAGCGCTATGGCCGCCACGGTGATGGATTTGCTTTCTGCCGTTAAGCCAAAGGCTGCTTTGTTCCTAGGCAAATGCGGTGGTTTGAAAAAATCCAAGCTAGGTGATTTGATCCTGCCAATTGCGGCCATCAGAGGCGAGGGTACGTCCAATGACTATCTTCCGCCAGAAATTCCGGCTTTGCCTTCTTTCCGTTTACAGCGTGCGGTTTCTTCCATGATCAAAAAGCACGAGCTGGATTACTGGACGGGTACGGTTTACACCACCAATCGCCGCGTTTGGGAGCATGATGAGAAGTTCAAGGAGTATTTACGCTCCATCAGAGCATTGGGCGTGGACATGGAGACGGCTACCATCTTTGTGGTGGGCTTTATCAATGAGATTCCGCATGGCGCGCTCTTGCTGGTTTCTGACAACCCTATGACGCCAGACGGCGTGAAAACCTCTGAAAGCGACTTGAAGGTAACCGCAGATTACGTGACCCGTCACTTGCAGATTGGCATTGATTCCTTGTTAGAGCTTAGAGACTCTGGTGAGTCTGTGAAACACTTGCGCTATGACTAA